Genomic window (Phragmites australis chromosome 21, lpPhrAust1.1, whole genome shotgun sequence):
TTATCCGTGGAGAATACCAAACAAAACCTGAGATACATACCTTGAGCAGTGCATCCAACACAGCAAACTATTCATTTGCAACCAGAACTTTGGATGCTCGGTTCCAATGTAGTAACATTCTAAGTTGATAATATCGTTAGGTTGTGCGGCAAATGTAAAACTGCACTGTGCGACAGATTAAGAAGGGCAAATATTCagaaagggaggagaagaatcTAATAGCAGTAGCTATCACACTGCAAGCAAAAGGCCTGGGTTGAGATTCTTAAAGACTTGAACAAGGCAAAGCGATTCCACTTTCCTTCCCTTGCATGCCTCCAATGCAAGACAACTGCTTTCGTGCCTTGTATCTCGTATTCTCTCTAAACcttctctatatatatacttacAGGCAATTTGTGGTACAACACTTAGCTTACTACTTAAGCTTGGAGTTGGAGTGCATTGCACAAGGTTGCGCTTGCGCATAAGGAGAGATCTTGGATGTTCACAACTCGATCTTGCGTCATGGATGGCGACATGAAACAACTGAGGTACATATCTTTTCAAGAAACCTTTACAGCTTCATCTATATATTCATTGCTCCATTTCGCTACTCCGATTGTAAGCTTTTGCGTGTTTGATTTCTTTGCTTTGTAGCATCTATCGCTTCTTCCATTAGGTCTTTACAAAGGTTTTATAATCCTCAAAGTGGAGCTAGCAAACGATGTTATTTTCCATAGCATAGAGATAGCATCTGCAGAAAATGTTCATCTTCTGTTGGAAATGACAACTATTTAGAACTTTGACCAAGATTTTGTGATACTGGTTTCCTCTCTCCAGGGTTACGTTTTCTGGGGTGGGCCAGGAAGGTCAAGGTGGCAACGAGACTGTAACAATACCATCTCAGCAAAGCACAAGTTTCCGTAGAGGTGTAAATAATTTAAATCTACTATTCTTATCTGATTTATGTTGAAACGGTTGAAATTATTATGGAAGCCGAGTGATCAAAGTTGACGTTGTCAGGGCTAATGAGTAATGGGGAGGAACACGACGCAGCGTATGCAGCCACGGTGGCAGCAGTGGCGTATGCGATTGCTGCACTAGAGGAGGAGAAATTGGCATCTCATGAGAAACCTGTTTCGGAGAAATTTGTATCCGAAAACAAGCCTCTTGCAGATAAGTTAGGGTCGCAAAAGAAGCCAGCGTCAATTGACGAGCGTCAGACCACACCACCTTTGAAATCACCAACCAAGAGAGGTGAAAGCCTGAAAAGGCCTATTGAAGGCAGCAAAATTTCTAAATGGTTTAGCGGTAAAGAGCCTGTAGATGATGATTATGATGATGAACAAGGAGGTGCGCAATACAAATATAATCTTCAGCTTTTGTTTCATTGTTTGTGTGTGCCTTGCTAATTGTGACAATACATTAATACCATTTGGTGAAATTTCAGCTAATGTGTCGGTGAGGAGGCCATTAAAACCGGCACAAAAAAAGCCACAGGGAATAACCTCAGATCAAAGCGTGGTAGAGAAGGTGGCCGATTCTGCCCCAAGCGTAAAGAAGGATCCGAGTTTTGCTCGAAAACCAATAGAAAAGAAAGGGAGCAGGAGGTTTGAGCAAGATCAGATGAATCAGCAGGTGCCACCTGCAGCCCCCACAGACAAACCAATGAGCTCATATTCCGGTAGAGGGAGTAGGGTTGCCACTTCGGGAACGGCTATTTCCAGTGAAGCGGAAGCGATGGCAGATGCTTGGGAGAAGGAAAAGCTGACGAAAATCAAGAAGCAGTGAGTGGTGAATTCGATGCGATGATCGTTTGGTAAATTATTGATCTGAAGCTAACATTCAACTGCCACCAATCTCTAGGTGCAACGAGACGATGGAAACCATAGCTGAATGGGAGAccgagaagaaggccaaggccAGGCGCCAAAAGGAACTGAAAAATGAGGTTTGTGCTAGCTTACATTCATTATACGAGCGCGTATTTTTCTTGATCATCCATTTACTCCCAATTTTCCATCCGTTACAGAATTCATTGTTATATATTTGGCTTTCCTCTTATTTGAAACATAACTTGTATTTCACATTACATACGAACGTATCTCGCAACGATCCAATAAACGGGCACTCTGCATGAAGAGGCTCACTGAAGATATCTTCTCTTGCAGAGTGACTCGGAGAGGAAGCGAGCGAAGGCGCTGGAGGACTACAACAAGGAGATGTCAAGGATCAACAAGGTGGCCGCCGCGTCAAGGTTGACGgtggaggagaagaggaggaacgCGGAGAGGAAGGTCAGGGAGAAGGCAGAGAGGATACGATCCACGGGGAAGCTTCCCCCGACGTGTGGCTGCTTCTGAAACCATTCGTGTATATATCTACTACGTGCAAGAGTTGGCATGGGGATTCGTTTGCGTCTATGTAAAGAAAATGGCAGCTGACTGCACCGTTTCTCAAGGAGAAATAATGGTGTTTCGATCAAGAGATGCATGGCAACAATCCTATTCGGATTGCTGACAAAGCAATTAAGTTTCCGCCATTCTTCAGCGAGTATAACCTGTGTGAAGGGGCGCGCGTGTGTATGTACAACTGGCGTGATAATTTGTTCATGACCCTTCTCATTCAATTGTCTTACGCTCACAATTCTTTTTTCCATCAATGATAACTGACCCAAACATTTTACTTTAATTTTGAACTAGGAAAAGCACAAGAGTAGGTTAAATACTAAATTACATGCATAGCACGTTTTCCAGCAAACAACAACATAATCAGAAGACGGGCTAACAAGCTCATAGCCCCGAGCATGCACGGGTGGAACAAGTCGAGAAATTGATCGAGTGAATGACTCTAGTTCTCTTTTGTCTGTCCATTCTGATTCtagcttgtattttttttgaaCTCTTTTGTGCTCATCTGATCATCAGCATCTCTTATCCATAGATGAAGTTTCCCACGCTGAAGGTGGCAGGTTCAGATGTATCTAGGATGGTGTGGACGCCACACCAGTACAGTCGATCAATGCTGATGTTTATGCAAGGGCCTTGTTCTCACAAGAGGAAGCTGGCACATGCAAAATCTATCATGCACGCAGAACAAAGTGAAGGCAAGTGATACTCACTGACGGTAGCCCACCCACAACACTTCAGTTGTCGGATATCCATCCCGTCTCCCAGCAGCATCAGGTTCCATATGTTGCTGC
Coding sequences:
- the LOC133903450 gene encoding remorin 1.4-like isoform X1, whose amino-acid sequence is MFTTRSCVMDGDMKQLRVTFSGVGQEGQGGNETVTIPSQQSTSFRRGLMSNGEEHDAAYAATVAAVAYAIAALEEEKLASHEKPVSEKFVSENKPLADKLGSQKKPASIDERQTTPPLKSPTKRGESLKRPIEGSKISKWFSGKEPVDDDYDDEQGANVSVRRPLKPAQKKPQGITSDQSVVEKVADSAPSVKKDPSFARKPIEKKGSRRFEQDQMNQQVPPAAPTDKPMSSYSGRGSRVATSGTAISSEAEAMADAWEKEKLTKIKKQCNETMETIAEWETEKKAKARRQKELKNESDSERKRAKALEDYNKEMSRINKVAAASRLTVEEKRRNAERKVREKAERIRSTGKLPPTCGCF
- the LOC133903450 gene encoding remorin 1.4-like isoform X2 — protein: MSNGEEHDAAYAATVAAVAYAIAALEEEKLASHEKPVSEKFVSENKPLADKLGSQKKPASIDERQTTPPLKSPTKRGESLKRPIEGSKISKWFSGKEPVDDDYDDEQGANVSVRRPLKPAQKKPQGITSDQSVVEKVADSAPSVKKDPSFARKPIEKKGSRRFEQDQMNQQVPPAAPTDKPMSSYSGRGSRVATSGTAISSEAEAMADAWEKEKLTKIKKQCNETMETIAEWETEKKAKARRQKELKNESDSERKRAKALEDYNKEMSRINKVAAASRLTVEEKRRNAERKVREKAERIRSTGKLPPTCGCF